Genomic window (Heliomicrobium gestii):
CGTCATGACCGCCTCAACGGTTGTTTTCATCGGGTCAACGCCGGTGGCGACCAGCCGGACCAGGTCCCGTTCGGTGATGATGCCGACCACAGCGAGACCGCGCGCCACCAGCACGCTGCTGATGTTTTTGTCGCTCATCAGCGTGATGGCGTCAGCCAGCAGCGCCTCCCCCTGCAATGTTGCCAATTCCCTACTTGCGAGGGACGCCAGCGTATGCAATAGAGCCCCCTCCGTTTCAGCCAGAAAAAAGTCCCCTGCGCGATCATCCTGCGCTTGCTATTTTCAGGGTGTACACCCGCGAAATGGTCTGTCAGAAAGATGCATTTGTATAAGTGGATAAATACTATTTTTTCGGCACGAACCGTTTAAATCCTCCTGTGCCCATAAAGTAAGAGTCCCCAGAAGAGGAGACTCTTTGAAAGTCGGGGGAACGGGGATGGTTGTCTTTTGCCTGGCGCGACGCTCAAATCGCCGGGCCTGTCGGCGGTGATCCCGGCAGGTCCTATTGCGGCCGGATCACGTCGACGCCGCCCATGTAGGGGCGAAGGGCGTCGGGGATGATGACGCTGCCGTCGGCCTGCTGGTAGTTTTCCAGGATGGCGGCGACGGTGCGCCCGACGGCGAGGCCGGAACCGTTCAAGGTGTGGACGAACTCGGGCTTCGCTTTCGGATTCGGCCGGAAGCGGATGTTGGCCCGCCGGGCCTGGAAGTCTTCGAAGTTCGAGCAGGAGGAGATCTCCCGGTACGTTGCGAAGCTCGGCAGCCAGACCTCGATGTCATAGGTCTTGGCCGATGAGAAGCCCATATCGCCGGTGCAGAGGGTGATCACCCGGTAGGGCAGGCCGAGGAGCTGCAGGATGTGCTCGGCGTCGTTCGTCAGCTTCTCCAACTCCGCGTAGGAGTTGTCGGGGCGGGCGAACTTGACGAGTTCCACCTTGTTGAACTGGTGCTGGCGGATAAGGCCGCGCGTGTCCCGGCCGGCGGCGCCGGCTTCGGCGCGGAAGCAGGCCGAGTAGGCGCAGTGGTAGATGGGCAGGTTGTCGGCGTCCATGATCTCATTGGCGTAGAGGTTGGTCACAGGCACTTCCGCCGTAGGGATGAGGTAGTAGTCGGTGCCGGTGACGGCGAACATGTCTTCGGCGAACTTGGGCAGTTGGCCTGTGCCGAGCATGGACTGCCGGTTGACCAGATAGGGCGGCAGCACTTCTGTGTAGCCGCGCTGGGCGTGGGTGTCCATCATCAGGTTGATGACGGCCCGCTCGATCCGGGCGCCGAGGCCCTTGTAGACGGTGAAACGGGCGCCAGAGATCTTGGCGCCGCGCTGGAAGTCGAGGATGTTCAGGTCCTCGCCAAGGTCCCAGTGGGCTTTGATGGGGAAGTCGAAGCTGTTCGGACTTCCCCAGCGGCGCACCTCCACGTTGTCCGCTTCGGACGTGCCGACGGGGACAGAGGCGTGGGGGATGTTGGGGATGAAGAGCATCCGGTTGTCCATATCCAGTTCGATCTGGGCCAGTTCCTCATCGAGGCCTTTGATCTGGTCGCCCACCTGGCGCATCTCCACGATCATGTCCTCGGCGTCTTCCTTGGCCTTTTTCTTGCGGGCGATCTCGGCGGATACGGCGTTGCGCCGGGCTTTCAGGTTTTCCACATCCACCACCAGGGCGCGCCGGCGGCGGTCCAGTTCGAGAAAATCATCGAGCGAGATGGTGGCGCCCC
Coding sequences:
- the serS gene encoding serine--tRNA ligase gives rise to the protein MLDTKFVRANPEVVQEALQKRGATISLDDFLELDRRRRALVVDVENLKARRNAVSAEIARKKKAKEDAEDMIVEMRQVGDQIKGLDEELAQIELDMDNRMLFIPNIPHASVPVGTSEADNVEVRRWGSPNSFDFPIKAHWDLGEDLNILDFQRGAKISGARFTVYKGLGARIERAVINLMMDTHAQRGYTEVLPPYLVNRQSMLGTGQLPKFAEDMFAVTGTDYYLIPTAEVPVTNLYANEIMDADNLPIYHCAYSACFRAEAGAAGRDTRGLIRQHQFNKVELVKFARPDNSYAELEKLTNDAEHILQLLGLPYRVITLCTGDMGFSSAKTYDIEVWLPSFATYREISSCSNFEDFQARRANIRFRPNPKAKPEFVHTLNGSGLAVGRTVAAILENYQQADGSVIIPDALRPYMGGVDVIRPQ